The Desulfomicrobium escambiense DSM 10707 genome includes a region encoding these proteins:
- a CDS encoding putative nucleotidyltransferase substrate binding domain-containing protein, with amino-acid sequence MGFDESFSPDPAGDVVGCSSDLARYVRRLQDLVLSCADRGMDGVGVGRLVANANDRIIARAAVMAEAELGPPPCGYSLMVLGSEGRREQLLATDQDNALVFAGPDEPAAAYFESFGRLFLATLIEAGVPPCPHGVTVDNPVWRRSAAAWRDGVSAMTRTVDADAVLHLTQLADARHVHGEASLFESLRELVMRQVRDTPVLLMYMAREALRFPPPLGFFNALAVERNGPAKGALDIKKGGVFPLTQGIKTLALEHGLRETGTLDRLHALRGEGVFSEGMATGMEDALRLFQDLRLHAQAAVVRAGMPPDNFVRPDRLSVAEREKLVDCFKFVAEFQSFLHAKYGLHLIS; translated from the coding sequence ATGGGGTTCGACGAGTCGTTTTCCCCCGACCCGGCCGGTGATGTCGTTGGGTGCAGCTCGGACTTGGCCCGCTACGTGCGCAGGCTGCAGGACCTGGTACTGAGCTGCGCCGACCGGGGAATGGACGGCGTCGGCGTCGGGCGTCTCGTGGCTAACGCCAACGACCGGATCATCGCCCGCGCCGCCGTCATGGCCGAGGCAGAGCTGGGTCCGCCGCCCTGCGGGTATTCCCTCATGGTGCTGGGCAGCGAGGGCCGCCGGGAGCAACTCCTGGCCACGGACCAGGACAACGCCCTGGTCTTCGCCGGGCCCGACGAGCCTGCCGCGGCCTATTTCGAGTCCTTCGGCCGGCTGTTCCTCGCCACGCTCATCGAGGCGGGCGTCCCGCCATGCCCCCATGGCGTCACGGTGGACAACCCCGTCTGGCGGCGCAGCGCCGCGGCCTGGCGCGACGGCGTGAGCGCCATGACGCGCACGGTCGACGCCGACGCCGTCCTGCATCTTACCCAGCTGGCCGATGCCCGCCACGTCCACGGCGAGGCCTCCCTGTTCGAGAGTCTGCGCGAACTCGTGATGCGTCAGGTCAGGGACACGCCCGTCCTGCTCATGTATATGGCCCGCGAGGCCCTGCGCTTTCCTCCCCCCTTGGGTTTCTTCAACGCCTTGGCCGTCGAGCGCAATGGGCCTGCCAAGGGCGCTCTGGACATCAAGAAGGGCGGAGTCTTCCCCCTGACCCAGGGTATCAAGACCCTGGCCTTGGAACACGGTCTGCGCGAAACGGGCACCCTGGACCGACTTCACGCCCTGCGCGGCGAGGGCGTCTTTTCCGAGGGCATGGCCACGGGTATGGAGGACGCACTGCGCCTCTTTCAGGATCTGCGTCTGCATGCCCAGGCCGCGGTCGTGCGCGCGGGGATGCCGCCCGACAACTTCGTCCGCCCGGACAGACTGAGCGTTGCCGAACGTGAAAAGCTCGTAGACTGCTTTAAGTTTGTGGCGGAATTCCAATCTTTTCTCCACGCCAAGTACGGGTTGCACCTCATTTCTTGA
- a CDS encoding sodium:solute symporter family transporter, whose protein sequence is MNEFASSIGQPNAVSIGFFLVFVAFTLVITYYAAKRSRTASEFYAAGRSVTGLQNGIALAGDYMSAASFLGIAGLVSLKGYDGLIYSIGFLVGWPVIMFLIAEPLRNLGKYTFADVVAYRLRQKPIRVAASCGSLMTVAFYLIAQMVGSGSLVKLMFGLPYEAAVVVVGGIMIAYVLFGGMLATTWVQIIKAVLLLGGATIVVVMVLARFDYDPVNLFDAAVLRYGPKVLEPGGLVSNPWDAVSLGIALMFGTAGLPHILMRFYTVPDAKAARKSVFYATGLISYFYILTFIIGFGAMVLVGQDVITGFDKGGNMAAPLLAEVTGGIMFLGFIAAVAFATILAVVAGLTLAGATTFSHDLYANVFRSGRSTEEAEVKMAKRATVALGILAICLGIAFKGQNVAFMVGLAFAIAASANFPALLMSIVWSRFSTVGATASIAVGAVLAVGLIILSPTVWVDVLGNAQAIFPWKNPALISLPAAFFAGWLGSVLVPDSDAQAKYESQRVRNYLGVGAE, encoded by the coding sequence ATGAACGAGTTCGCGTCCTCCATCGGCCAGCCCAACGCCGTGTCCATTGGCTTCTTCCTGGTCTTTGTGGCCTTCACCCTGGTCATCACCTACTACGCGGCCAAGCGTAGCAGGACGGCCTCCGAGTTCTACGCCGCCGGCCGCTCGGTCACGGGCCTGCAGAACGGCATAGCCCTGGCCGGCGACTACATGAGCGCGGCGTCCTTCCTGGGCATCGCCGGCTTGGTGTCCCTCAAGGGCTACGACGGCCTCATATACTCCATCGGCTTCCTTGTGGGCTGGCCCGTCATCATGTTCCTCATCGCCGAACCCCTGCGCAACCTCGGCAAGTACACCTTCGCCGACGTGGTGGCCTACCGCCTGCGCCAGAAACCCATCCGCGTGGCCGCTTCGTGCGGTTCCCTCATGACCGTGGCCTTCTACCTCATCGCGCAGATGGTCGGGTCCGGGTCCCTGGTCAAGCTCATGTTCGGCCTGCCCTACGAGGCGGCCGTCGTCGTGGTCGGCGGCATCATGATCGCCTACGTGCTCTTCGGCGGGATGCTGGCCACGACTTGGGTGCAGATCATCAAGGCCGTGCTGCTCCTGGGCGGGGCGACCATCGTCGTCGTCATGGTCCTGGCGCGCTTCGACTACGACCCCGTCAACCTGTTCGACGCCGCCGTGCTCCGGTACGGCCCCAAGGTCCTGGAGCCGGGCGGACTGGTCTCCAACCCCTGGGACGCCGTGTCCCTGGGCATCGCCCTCATGTTCGGCACGGCCGGCCTGCCGCACATTCTCATGCGCTTCTACACCGTGCCCGACGCCAAGGCCGCGCGCAAATCCGTGTTCTACGCCACGGGCCTGATCTCCTATTTCTACATACTGACCTTCATCATCGGCTTCGGGGCCATGGTCCTCGTGGGCCAGGACGTCATCACCGGCTTCGACAAGGGCGGCAACATGGCGGCCCCGCTCCTGGCCGAGGTCACGGGCGGCATCATGTTCCTGGGCTTCATCGCGGCCGTGGCTTTCGCCACCATCCTGGCCGTGGTGGCCGGCCTGACCCTGGCCGGGGCCACGACCTTCTCCCACGATCTCTACGCCAACGTCTTCCGCTCGGGCCGCTCCACCGAGGAGGCCGAGGTCAAGATGGCCAAGCGCGCCACCGTGGCCCTGGGCATCCTGGCCATCTGCCTGGGCATCGCCTTCAAAGGCCAGAATGTGGCCTTCATGGTCGGCCTGGCCTTCGCCATCGCGGCCAGCGCCAACTTCCCGGCCCTGCTCATGTCCATCGTCTGGAGTCGCTTCAGCACCGTCGGCGCCACGGCTAGCATTGCCGTGGGTGCCGTTCTCGCGGTAGGGCTGATCATCCTCAGCCCCACGGTCTGGGTCGACGTGCTCGGCAACGCCCAGGCGATCTTCCCGTGGAAGAACCCGGCCCTCATCTCGCTTCCCGCTGCCTTCTTTGCCGGATGGCTGGGATCGGTCCTGGTTCCTGACTCCGACGCACAGGCCAAGTACGAGAGCCAGCGCGTGCGAAACTATCTCGGGGTGGGCGCGGAATAA
- a CDS encoding DUF485 domain-containing protein — protein sequence MPIVSIGSLDQTRFQELVTRKRAVSAVLSTLILAIYFGFILILAFRRDLLALKVGEHLTLGVPVGLAVILSACVLTGIYVAWANSVYDESVRNLVDGMRGEGK from the coding sequence ATGCCAATCGTGTCCATCGGCAGCCTGGATCAGACGCGATTCCAGGAACTCGTCACCAGGAAGAGGGCCGTTTCGGCCGTTCTCAGCACCCTCATCCTGGCAATTTACTTCGGCTTCATCCTGATTCTGGCCTTTCGCCGCGATCTCCTGGCCCTCAAGGTCGGCGAGCACCTGACCCTCGGGGTGCCCGTGGGCCTGGCCGTTATTCTCTCGGCCTGCGTGCTGACCGGCATCTACGTGGCCTGGGCCAACAGCGTCTACGACGAGTCCGTGCGCAACCTCGTGGACGGCATGAGGGGGGAGGGGAAATGA
- a CDS encoding response regulator has protein sequence MSIPPVILIIEDEDFLRSSLADYLEDHGHTVMTSPNAEDGLRQVETGSPQICIVDMRLPDMNGNEFILRACRLDPKLRFIIFTGSVEYNLPESLSAIGLTTSDILFKPLTDMNVLLTKIAEFAPAF, from the coding sequence ATGTCCATCCCCCCCGTCATCCTGATCATCGAGGATGAGGATTTTCTCCGCTCATCCCTGGCCGACTACCTGGAGGACCATGGCCATACGGTCATGACGTCCCCCAACGCCGAAGACGGTCTGCGTCAGGTGGAAACGGGCAGTCCGCAGATCTGCATCGTGGACATGCGCCTGCCCGACATGAACGGCAACGAGTTCATCCTGCGCGCCTGCCGCCTCGATCCCAAGCTCAGGTTCATCATTTTTACGGGCTCGGTTGAATACAACCTGCCCGAGAGCCTGTCTGCCATCGGCCTGACCACGTCGGATATCCTGTTCAAACCCCTGACGGACATGAACGTCCTGCTCACCAAGATCGCCGAGTTCGCACCCGCCTTCTGA
- a CDS encoding carbon-nitrogen hydrolase family protein: MRIGLVTAPVPASIDDAVETILGFITQAASFDVELLCFPAAYLPGLRGRKFRIPLCEQHQIREARDLIRRAAAEHAIGVILPMEWPSDKGLYNMVQVISPTGSIMGTQCKIQLDPGEEDIYVPGKGRRMFEMAGVRFGVVICDEGWKYPETVRWAARRGASIVFHPQCTGSNVAGHTPRHWCDPDAPYYEKAMICRSAENGVYFASVNYALARQESATSVIAPDGTCLAHQPYGQPGLLIQLVETDLADNRTADRYAPERY; encoded by the coding sequence ATGCGCATCGGACTCGTCACAGCACCCGTTCCCGCGTCCATCGATGACGCCGTCGAGACGATACTCGGCTTCATCACCCAGGCGGCGTCTTTCGACGTCGAACTCCTCTGCTTTCCCGCGGCGTATCTGCCCGGACTGCGCGGCCGGAAATTCCGCATCCCGCTCTGCGAACAGCATCAGATCCGGGAGGCCCGTGACCTCATCCGCCGGGCGGCCGCCGAGCACGCCATCGGCGTCATCCTGCCCATGGAGTGGCCCTCGGACAAAGGGCTCTACAACATGGTCCAGGTCATTTCGCCCACCGGCAGCATCATGGGCACACAGTGCAAGATCCAGCTCGATCCCGGCGAGGAGGACATCTATGTGCCCGGCAAGGGCAGGCGGATGTTCGAAATGGCGGGGGTCAGGTTCGGCGTGGTCATCTGCGACGAAGGCTGGAAATACCCGGAGACCGTGCGCTGGGCCGCCCGTCGCGGGGCCAGCATCGTTTTCCACCCGCAGTGCACGGGCAGCAACGTGGCCGGGCACACGCCCCGGCACTGGTGCGACCCCGACGCCCCCTACTATGAAAAGGCCATGATCTGCCGCAGCGCGGAGAACGGCGTCTACTTCGCCAGCGTGAACTACGCCCTGGCCCGCCAGGAGTCGGCCACGAGCGTCATCGCCCCCGACGGCACCTGCCTGGCCCACCAGCCTTACGGACAGCCAGGCCTGCTCATCCAGCTGGTGGAGACGGACCTGGCCGACAACCGCACGGCCGACCGCTACGCCCCCGAACGCTACTGA
- a CDS encoding sigma-54-dependent transcriptional regulator, with protein MKARILVVDDDRAHLTMLTAMLESWGYEVETAPDGSDAVDMVRGKAYDAILTDVRMAEVDGIEALRRIKGFNPCLPVLIMTAYSSVDTAIGALKAGAFDYLHKPLDFDELRSGLERALAHGGLRQGQEGESPAVPAGMIGSAPAMRELFAMIRAVAPSEASVLVLGESGTGKELVARALHEGSPRGARRLVTVNCAALAENLLESELFGHEKGAFTGAQRQRDGLFVQADGGTLFMDEIGEMPVALQAKLLRALQQGEVQRLGSDRPVRVDVRIIAATNRDLQAEVAAGHFREDLYYRLNVIALRVPALRERPEDIPLLARHFLDRFAQRNRKSFRGFTPRAMDLMLRHDWPGNVRELENAVERAVILAPGEMITERDLPAGLRAGDRGPGLDHESSGRTAGVSLEDAEREAITRTLEQVGHNKSEAARVLGVTRVTLRSKMRKFGLEP; from the coding sequence ATGAAGGCGCGCATTCTCGTGGTCGACGACGACCGGGCCCACCTGACCATGCTCACGGCCATGCTCGAAAGCTGGGGGTACGAGGTCGAGACGGCCCCCGACGGTTCGGATGCCGTCGACATGGTCCGCGGCAAGGCCTACGACGCCATCCTGACCGACGTGCGCATGGCCGAGGTGGACGGTATCGAGGCCCTGCGCCGGATCAAGGGCTTCAACCCCTGCCTGCCCGTGCTGATCATGACCGCCTATTCCTCCGTGGACACGGCCATCGGCGCCCTCAAGGCCGGGGCTTTCGACTATCTGCACAAACCCCTGGATTTCGACGAGCTGCGCAGCGGCCTGGAACGGGCGTTGGCGCACGGCGGTCTGCGGCAGGGCCAGGAAGGGGAGTCGCCGGCCGTCCCGGCCGGCATGATCGGGTCCGCCCCGGCCATGCGCGAGCTTTTCGCCATGATCCGGGCCGTGGCCCCGTCCGAGGCCTCGGTCCTGGTTCTGGGCGAGTCCGGCACGGGCAAGGAACTGGTGGCCCGTGCCCTGCACGAGGGCAGCCCGCGCGGCGCGCGACGGCTGGTTACGGTCAACTGCGCCGCCTTGGCCGAGAATCTGCTGGAGAGCGAGCTGTTCGGGCACGAGAAGGGCGCCTTCACCGGGGCCCAGCGCCAGCGTGACGGGCTTTTCGTGCAGGCCGACGGCGGCACGCTGTTCATGGACGAGATCGGCGAGATGCCCGTGGCCCTGCAGGCCAAGCTGCTGCGGGCCCTGCAGCAGGGCGAGGTGCAGCGCCTGGGCAGCGACAGGCCCGTGCGCGTGGACGTGCGGATCATCGCCGCCACCAACCGCGACCTGCAGGCCGAAGTGGCCGCGGGGCATTTCCGCGAGGACCTCTATTACCGCCTGAACGTCATCGCCCTGCGCGTTCCGGCCCTGCGTGAAAGGCCGGAGGACATTCCGCTCCTGGCCAGACATTTCCTCGACCGCTTCGCCCAGCGCAACCGCAAGAGTTTCCGCGGCTTCACACCCCGCGCCATGGACCTCATGCTGCGCCACGACTGGCCGGGCAACGTGCGCGAGTTGGAGAACGCCGTGGAGCGGGCCGTCATCCTTGCACCGGGCGAGATGATCACGGAAAGGGACCTGCCAGCGGGCCTGCGCGCAGGAGACCGGGGGCCCGGACTCGACCACGAAAGCTCCGGGCGCACCGCCGGAGTGTCGCTGGAGGACGCCGAGCGCGAGGCCATCACGCGCACCCTGGAGCAGGTCGGCCACAACAAGAGCGAGGCCGCGCGGGTGCTCGGGGTGACCAGAGTCACCCTGCGCAGCAAGATGAGGAAGTTCGGGCTTGAGCCCTGA
- the zraS gene encoding two-component system sensor histidine kinase ZraS, translated as MDATHTKSTGTAVPSGYRRALIILAVAAALILIWIAVQGRAREQRTIARILTTQGETLIRAVEAGRRMGMRGMEGRQFRLRGLMDEMVREGDLRFVAVIDENGSIESLSEAEDGAAAPATVLSALPVSEDPSWRVVREGREPVFVVYRLSRPPRRPIRNSMHGGMHSPEAQPEGRVVIAVGLDAALYLQAARKDILTLAMAAGLGLTLVFAGGASLSWRRKVAALQAEVVRQERLAAMGTLASGVAHEIRNPLSSIKGFATYFRTKFEPGSKDHDLAEVMIGEADRLNRVVSELLELTRPSELRLAGTVPAVLLTHALRLVEDDCRSRGIAVQTRFGDVGPVVLDADRMLQAVLNLLLNAIQAMPDGGTLSVSAQAVRDRLELRVADTGSGIPREDLDRVFDPYFTTKNQGTGLGLATVRTVVEAHGGRVRIVSEPGRGTEVTLDLPKRGEKR; from the coding sequence ATGGACGCCACACATACGAAATCCACGGGCACGGCCGTGCCCTCCGGCTACCGACGGGCCCTGATCATCCTGGCCGTCGCCGCGGCCCTTATTCTCATCTGGATCGCGGTTCAGGGCCGGGCGCGGGAGCAGCGGACCATCGCCCGCATCCTGACCACCCAGGGGGAGACCCTCATCCGCGCCGTCGAGGCCGGCCGGCGCATGGGCATGCGCGGCATGGAGGGGCGGCAGTTCCGCCTGCGCGGGCTGATGGACGAGATGGTCCGCGAGGGCGACCTGCGCTTTGTGGCCGTCATCGACGAAAACGGCAGCATCGAGAGCCTGAGCGAGGCCGAGGACGGGGCGGCCGCACCGGCTACGGTCCTGTCGGCGCTGCCCGTCTCGGAAGATCCCTCCTGGCGTGTCGTGCGCGAAGGCCGTGAGCCGGTCTTTGTGGTCTACCGCCTGTCGCGGCCGCCCCGTCGACCGATACGCAATTCCATGCACGGGGGCATGCACTCCCCGGAAGCGCAGCCGGAGGGACGCGTCGTCATCGCAGTGGGGCTGGACGCCGCCCTCTATTTGCAGGCCGCGCGCAAGGACATCCTGACCCTGGCCATGGCTGCAGGGCTGGGATTGACCCTTGTCTTCGCCGGCGGCGCCTCGCTTTCCTGGAGGCGCAAGGTGGCCGCCCTGCAGGCCGAGGTGGTCCGCCAGGAACGCCTGGCCGCCATGGGCACCCTGGCCTCGGGCGTGGCGCACGAGATCCGCAACCCCTTGAGCTCCATCAAGGGCTTCGCCACGTATTTCCGGACCAAGTTCGAACCCGGCTCCAAGGACCATGATCTGGCCGAGGTCATGATCGGCGAGGCGGACCGGCTGAACCGCGTCGTTTCGGAGCTGTTGGAACTGACGCGTCCGTCGGAGCTGCGGCTGGCCGGCACGGTCCCTGCGGTCCTGCTGACCCATGCCCTCAGGCTTGTGGAGGACGATTGCCGTTCCCGGGGCATCGCCGTGCAGACGCGTTTCGGAGACGTCGGCCCGGTTGTGCTGGACGCGGACCGCATGCTGCAAGCCGTCTTGAACTTGTTGTTGAACGCCATCCAGGCCATGCCGGACGGCGGGACTCTGAGCGTTTCGGCCCAGGCCGTGCGGGACCGCCTGGAACTGCGCGTGGCCGACACGGGCTCCGGCATCCCGCGCGAGGACCTGGACCGGGTCTTCGACCCCTATTTCACCACCAAGAACCAGGGCACGGGGCTTGGGCTGGCCACGGTGCGGACCGTCGTCGAGGCTCACGGCGGCCGCGTGCGCATCGTCTCGGAACCCGGTCGCGGGACCGAGGTGACGTTGGATCTGCCGAAACGAGGAGAAAAACGATGA
- a CDS encoding nucleotide pyrophosphohydrolase, whose amino-acid sequence MQLRELQDDIDAWVRTYGVRYFSELTNLGILMEEVGEVARIMTRRYGDQSFKGTEKNDLADELADVLFVLTCIANQTGVDLTEAVRSNLEKKTRRDKDRHWNNPKLTRGTDGQ is encoded by the coding sequence ATGCAGCTTCGCGAACTTCAGGACGACATCGACGCATGGGTCAGGACCTACGGGGTCCGCTATTTTTCCGAACTGACCAACCTCGGCATCCTCATGGAGGAAGTCGGTGAAGTGGCCCGGATCATGACCCGGCGCTACGGGGATCAGAGTTTCAAGGGGACCGAGAAGAACGATCTGGCCGACGAACTGGCAGACGTGCTCTTCGTGCTGACCTGCATCGCCAACCAGACCGGCGTGGACCTGACCGAAGCCGTGCGCTCCAATCTGGAGAAGAAGACCAGACGCGACAAGGATCGGCATTGGAACAACCCCAAGCTGACCCGCGGCACGGATGGTCAATAA
- a CDS encoding periplasmic heavy metal sensor, producing MKRTSIIATLAIVGIIAVSSLGFAGPMRGMGGRGDCQALDRNPAVAQLTQEKQDLLKAILDEHRKETQPLRDTMWEKRTLLKALSGNPNTKPEAITALVREMGDLRGQLHAKRDALEARVQKEVGINLPMGFGHRDGHRGMGGRGQGDFGPRGMGGYGQNDFGPRGMGGFAPCTANPDNSGPDGDNI from the coding sequence ATGAAAAGAACGAGCATCATCGCAACGCTGGCCATCGTCGGCATCATCGCCGTCAGTTCCCTCGGCTTCGCCGGCCCCATGCGCGGCATGGGCGGACGCGGCGACTGCCAGGCCCTGGACCGCAACCCGGCCGTGGCCCAGCTGACCCAGGAAAAGCAGGATCTGCTGAAGGCCATCCTGGACGAGCATCGCAAGGAAACCCAGCCCCTGCGCGATACCATGTGGGAGAAGCGCACTCTGCTGAAGGCCCTTTCGGGCAACCCCAACACCAAGCCCGAAGCGATCACCGCCCTGGTGCGCGAAATGGGCGACCTGCGAGGCCAGCTCCACGCCAAGCGTGACGCCCTGGAAGCCCGCGTGCAGAAGGAAGTGGGCATCAACCTGCCCATGGGCTTCGGCCACCGCGACGGACATCGCGGCATGGGCGGACGCGGCCAAGGCGACTTCGGGCCCCGCGGCATGGGCGGATACGGCCAGAACGACTTCGGGCCTCGCGGCATGGGCGGCTTCGCCCCCTGCACGGCGAACCCGGACAATTCCGGCCCGGACGGCGACAACATCTAA
- a CDS encoding YgiQ family radical SAM protein — protein MSLFTRPTLAQPPFLPMTRTEMERLGWDELDVLLVSGDAYVDHPSFAMALLGRTLVAHGLRTGIVTQPRWEGPEDLTAMGRPRLFAGVSAGAIDSMLAHYTAFRKKRSEDAYTPGGMAGARPNRACIVYTNLLRRAFPGLTVVLGGIEASLRRITHYDFWTDALRKPIILDAKADAVVYGMGERALIDIALRLERGSDLTGIPGTVTAPTGAAADAIEAAILFPCHEEIVADPKLLMRATLLMEKQVHDGTDRAAQRAGDRVVVVEPPAQRLATSEMDRLYALPFARTAHPSYDKPIPAEEMIRDSVTSHRGCGGGCSFCTLALHQGRRIASRSSASIEDEVRRMAQRPGFRGQITDVGGPSANMWGAECAKDDKPCKRASCMTPTVCPHFRMDQKAHLDLLRRLRKMPGVKGVRVASGVRFDLALQDMPALQGYLREFVGGQLKIAPEHVCDNVLRLMRKPGIRVFEEFLTVFARESERAGKEQYVIPYLMSAFPGTTDEDMRALGRWLAARGWKPRQVQCFIPIPGAVATAMFVAGITPDGKPVHVARTDEERLRQHRILMPPEEHRPARKGASPVKPHNSPRPASCGAACPRQKPSERNASPQKRAEKSVRRVKR, from the coding sequence ATGAGCCTTTTCACACGCCCCACCCTGGCCCAGCCCCCCTTCCTGCCCATGACCCGTACTGAAATGGAACGTCTGGGCTGGGACGAGCTCGACGTGCTTCTGGTCAGCGGCGACGCCTACGTCGACCACCCGTCCTTCGCCATGGCGCTCCTGGGCCGGACCCTCGTGGCCCACGGCCTGCGCACCGGCATCGTCACCCAGCCGCGCTGGGAAGGACCCGAGGACCTGACCGCCATGGGCCGGCCACGCCTCTTCGCCGGGGTCTCGGCGGGTGCCATCGACTCCATGCTGGCCCACTACACGGCCTTCCGCAAGAAGCGCTCCGAAGACGCCTACACCCCGGGCGGGATGGCCGGGGCGCGACCCAACAGGGCGTGCATCGTCTACACCAACCTCCTGCGCCGGGCCTTCCCCGGGCTGACGGTGGTCCTGGGCGGCATCGAGGCCTCCCTGCGGCGCATCACGCACTACGATTTCTGGACCGACGCCCTGCGCAAGCCCATCATCCTCGACGCCAAGGCCGATGCCGTGGTCTACGGCATGGGCGAGCGGGCCCTCATCGACATCGCCCTACGGCTGGAGAGAGGTTCGGATCTGACGGGTATTCCCGGCACCGTGACCGCGCCGACGGGCGCGGCCGCCGATGCCATCGAAGCGGCCATCCTCTTCCCCTGCCACGAGGAAATCGTGGCCGACCCGAAGCTCCTCATGCGCGCCACCCTGCTCATGGAAAAGCAGGTCCACGACGGGACGGACCGGGCCGCCCAGCGTGCGGGCGACCGCGTCGTCGTGGTCGAGCCGCCGGCGCAGCGCCTGGCCACGTCGGAGATGGACCGTCTCTACGCCCTGCCCTTCGCCCGCACCGCCCACCCATCCTACGACAAGCCGATCCCGGCCGAGGAGATGATCCGAGACTCCGTGACAAGCCACCGCGGCTGCGGCGGCGGGTGCTCCTTCTGCACGCTGGCCCTGCACCAAGGCCGGCGCATCGCCTCGCGCAGCAGCGCCTCCATCGAGGACGAGGTCAGGCGCATGGCCCAACGCCCCGGTTTCCGGGGGCAGATCACCGACGTGGGCGGTCCCAGCGCCAACATGTGGGGGGCCGAGTGCGCCAAGGACGACAAGCCCTGCAAACGCGCCAGCTGCATGACGCCCACGGTCTGCCCCCATTTCCGCATGGACCAGAAGGCCCACCTGGACCTTCTGCGCCGGCTGCGCAAGATGCCCGGCGTGAAGGGGGTGCGCGTGGCCAGCGGCGTGCGCTTCGACCTGGCCCTGCAGGACATGCCCGCCCTGCAGGGGTACCTGCGCGAATTCGTCGGCGGCCAGCTCAAGATCGCTCCCGAACACGTCTGCGACAACGTGCTGCGCCTGATGCGCAAGCCCGGCATCCGCGTCTTCGAGGAATTCCTGACGGTTTTCGCCCGCGAATCCGAACGGGCCGGCAAGGAACAGTACGTCATCCCCTACCTCATGAGCGCCTTCCCCGGCACCACCGACGAGGACATGCGCGCCCTCGGGCGCTGGCTCGCAGCTCGCGGCTGGAAACCCCGGCAGGTGCAGTGCTTCATCCCCATCCCCGGCGCTGTGGCCACGGCCATGTTCGTGGCCGGCATCACCCCCGACGGCAAACCCGTCCATGTGGCCCGGACCGACGAGGAGCGGCTGCGCCAGCACCGCATTCTCATGCCGCCCGAGGAGCACAGACCCGCGCGCAAGGGCGCATCCCCGGTCAAGCCACACAACTCGCCGCGCCCCGCCTCCTGCGGCGCCGCCTGTCCGCGCCAGAAACCGAGCGAACGGAATGCATCACCGCAAAAACGCGCGGAAAAATCTGTGCGACGAGTGAAACGCTAG
- a CDS encoding HU family DNA-binding protein — protein sequence MNKSELIQSLAEKIKISNDEASTIVDSFFDSMRDALLRGDRIEIRGFGSFKIKQYEGYVGRNPKTGDSVQVKPKKMPFFKAGKGLLDFLNS from the coding sequence ATGAACAAAAGCGAACTTATTCAGTCCCTTGCAGAAAAAATCAAAATCTCCAATGATGAAGCGTCAACCATCGTCGACAGCTTCTTCGATTCCATGCGCGACGCGCTGCTGCGCGGGGACCGGATCGAAATCCGCGGGTTCGGCAGCTTCAAGATCAAGCAGTACGAAGGCTACGTTGGGCGCAACCCCAAGACCGGCGACTCCGTGCAGGTCAAGCCCAAGAAGATGCCTTTCTTCAAGGCGGGCAAAGGACTGCTGGACTTCCTGAACAGCTAA